CtgtaaagaaaaccaaaaaaattacttacaaaattgataaaatacaacttattattataataaatattttacctGTTTTATTTATTCTATAACGAAAACCAAAAATACTTGCAAAATTGATCAAATACAACTCGTTATAATCCAATTTTGTCTGGCCTaagtaattataaattaataatgcAAGTTCTAATTTTGACTCccaaatgataatgaattgagttTTAACCCATTTCAATTTGTCAcgtttaatttcaaaataaatgaaaTCATTTATAgctataatattttaatttgggtacatttttttttctttttatttttttatttggaagtttcaagattaaattcaaaacTCAATTCCTAAATTAATATTCAAGCTTAGTTGATACTCTACATTGGCACCTACTGATACTCCAAACTCCTATCGCCTACCTATATCCTGTCATTACCTTACACCAATATCTGAGTTCCCCGTCCCTACGGACTAAATTCGGATAAAGATTTTTATACATCAGATTAGATTAATCTATcttaaattcaatttaaataataaaaaatatttttaaaatttaaatttaataataaaaatatataaaacattaattaaaaatataatttttagtattttattattttttaaaatgataaattggACTTTTGAATAACCGATCTAAACATAAGTTTGgacttaaatattttttaaaatcagaTCTCAGCCTAACGCAACACTATACTTAAATCACACTCATCCAAAAGCTCTCACCACATAAAGCTTCTTTGCACGTAATCCTCTCGGATCATCCTCAATAACCGCCTAAACCCGAGACTCGATCTTAACCCTCACACAACCCACCATCCATACCAGCATTTTCGGCTCCCTCAACTCCCTAAAACCGAGCATCAATGACCACCAGAACCCATTAGCTTCAAATATTAAGCGAACAATACAAGCCACACAACAGCATTAAAAAAAATTCCCGATCACCAAAATAAAGTCTTTGATACTGCAGCAAGAAAAGGCCAACACAAATCAGTCAGCAAATAGGAAATccaaaagaataaataaataaagagagtAGATTTATCTCCATTTGTGTTAGATTCAAAGCTCCCGACAATCTAGAATATGATTATTTCCAATTtttataaaaacttaaaatttgattaaatttcgATTACTTAtctaatttttatcatattaaaaACTTTAATCACAGAGTAATAGTTGATTAGTTGTTAGTAAAAACAAAAAGTTACCTTGGTTTATTTTTCGCTCTTTTTCGAAAGCaataatcataccaaaatagataattaattcttattggtttgtttttcctcttcttttttttatCCGGAAGCAAATAAAAGAGTTGGGATTAGTTGCTTGGGCTTGAATGTCCCTCTGCTGCATCGCCTATGGGGTTATGGTTCAGTTCCCGTTTCTTTCTCTGCAGGCTTTTAAATTTGTTTTCAGGCACAAGTTTATCCCTCCATGTATGAGGTATAGCCAATAGAGTGTAATTGAATAACACAGTAACAAATCCATACTTTGAGAAAGAACACCTATTATTTAACCAACAATCATACAGTGCACAAGCCTTTCACATTAACAAGTATGCAGAAATGAATTAGATCCTCTAATGAGGTTGGTCCGAAGAAATAATAAGTTCATTAAACCTATGGAGTTAAGAAACACGTAATCTTACATGCCACGAAAGGCAGCATACTGCATAAGAAAAATAGCTTCCTAATACATCATTAACCTTTACATTAGGAAGAGCAGCAGCCACTCTGCTTTGCAACAGGCTGACCTCGGATCTGTACTGTTGGAGGCTTTGCATTGTTTGCCGTTGGTTGGCTTGCCATTCTGCATTAAGAGGCCATGTTAAAGAGTGCGCTAAACACACAAAAGTAACAGAAACAATAAGAGGCCAGTCAACTGTACGTACTTCTACAACTGCAATAACTTTTTGGTTATCACCAGAGACTATTTTAGCATTATTTTCTTagtatgtgctatgaataaaactAGTTAAAAGAAACAGGATATGCGTACCTATCCTTGACGGAGGCAGCCATGGCCATGAAAGCTTGTTCAACATTTGTGGCATCTTTTGCACTGGTTTCCAAAAAAGGTATGCCAATTTCATCTGCAAATGCCTGAAAGAAGAAAGCAGCAATATCATGGGGCAAAGAGTGCAGTAAAGCACCAACAATTACAATTTACAATTCGATAATCACACAACTCTTCCTAGAAATAAACTGGAAAATACCTTGGCTGTTTCGTATGACACAACTTTATTAGCTGTAAGATCACACTTGTTTCCAACCAGTAGTTTGTTAACGTTATCACTAGCATAGCGATCAATTTCACTCAGCCACTGCTTGACATTGTTGAAGCTTTCTTGGTCTGTCACATCATAAACGATCTAACAGAGGATCCAGCAGtagaagggaaagaaaaagatcaaaaaaaaaaaaaaaaacttcataaGTAGCACAAATGAGGACCGGGAAAATTATCTAGAAGGGAGATCACCCACTATTATGCCATGGGCACCACGGTAGTAGCTACTAGTGATTGTCCTAAAGCGTTCTTGTCCGGCAGTATCCCACTGCACATTGAACCATAAGCAAACTAATAAGTTATCATCATGAAGCCAAAATTATGAGTCAAGATTTAAGAATAACTTCTTAAGACTtaattataaaatgaaaatatacagAAAGGGAAAAAGTAGCAGCCAAAGAAGAAAATGAGCAGACAACTCATTCTCTAATTAGGCGCATTACTTGGAACAACCTAGgtcagaaaattttcaaagaaacaaATCAAAGATAAAGCATGTAAAAACATACAATTTGAAGTTTAATGGTTTTCCCATCCTGCTCCACAGTACGTATTTTCTaccaaaaaagaaaatgaaatcagAAGAGGTTAGAATAATTGCTATAAGTTTTGGCAGTTAGAGGTCAAGTTAGCACCAAGGACTGTTCACTTACAAAATCAACCCCAATGGTGCTTATGTAGCTTTCTACATATGAATCATCCTGCATAAAAGAAATTACAAAATCTCAGGTTCATGATTTTGTCCTGTATAACCATCTGGAAATATCCAAAATTCCACATGTTTGATATCTTGATATACAACTAAATATAGTGACAAGATTCAGAGGCCACCACTGCCTATGTCGAAAATCGTGAAGTGCACATTTCACTCTCTCAAGACACATGTTATATGCAGTTAAACTTTTTAATGAATCATTATTACAATCTAACATCATACATGGATATAAGCATTCAGGGCAATCATATAAGAACCTAAGAATGTAGACGAGGAAAATAGATCTCTATAATTTAGACATTTGCTTTCAAATGACAACGTAAGTCAAGAAACTTACAGCAAATCTCAAAAGAAGACAAGATTTTCCAACACCAGAATCTCCAATAAGCAGAAGCTTGAACAGGTAGTCACTGCAAAAGATTGCAACCAGATAATATCAATATCTGTTCCAATGATGCATAAAAATAACATCTACAACTATAACATGTGTaacattaaattttattttcgccAAAAGAGGCCTAATCCCCAAACCCAGTCTCTCATAAACCAAACCTGAAGTTTAACTTGTCAGCGTTAAAATCCCAATTAaccaaattaagtgcccaaagaTTAACCTTAGAATGCCAAGTAATTATCGGTCGACTCCTAATTTTACTGGTGTATCAAGAAAGAGCAATTCAAAATGAATTTTGATTTCAAACAAATTAGAGCAAGTCACCATCATTCactcatatatacatacataatgagCACATTTTTTAAGACAAATTTGCTTCTTCAATACACATAATCGATTTAGCAACATGTTAACAAAATATAACAAATTATTTGCAAAAGAATAATATACCACGATTTATTATAGCATCTTACAAAATTAGAAGCCTATGTCCCTCCTGAATCCATTAATTGACCACATAACACATTAACAATAAAAAGACCTAAAAGCTCgcgctttaaaaaaaattattttaaattccacAAAGAAATCCAAGTAGCAAATAAGACAATAATAACAGAAAAAAACAGAAGAGAACATCTGAATTTCATCAACAGATCTGAAACAAGAATATAATAATTAAAGGGTTAACTTCTAATCAACAAATGAAATCATGTAAATTCTGAACATCATCAAACCGACAACAAGAAAATAAATCACCAGATTAGGAAAAAGAAAg
This is a stretch of genomic DNA from Gossypium arboreum isolate Shixiya-1 chromosome 11, ASM2569848v2, whole genome shotgun sequence. It encodes these proteins:
- the LOC108459312 gene encoding ras-related protein RABD2a → MNPEYDYLFKLLLIGDSGVGKSCLLLRFADDSYVESYISTIGVDFKIRTVEQDGKTIKLQIWDTAGQERFRTITSSYYRGAHGIIIVYDVTDQESFNNVKQWLSEIDRYASDNVNKLLVGNKCDLTANKVVSYETAKAFADEIGIPFLETSAKDATNVEQAFMAMAASVKDRMASQPTANNAKPPTVQIRGQPVAKQSGCCSS